Proteins co-encoded in one Amaranthus tricolor cultivar Red isolate AtriRed21 chromosome 7, ASM2621246v1, whole genome shotgun sequence genomic window:
- the LOC130818450 gene encoding uncharacterized protein LOC130818450 — MENFGSPNGYGGDRRVEFNGINQETAVDQMYVARSRGQPPSRRIVCMKKRKSSSNNSASLIFSVKSWYNNSEQKRKRRMTKYKIYAMEGCALSPELIKLVIWPNEALFDRIGSIRCTQ; from the exons ATGGAAAACTTTGGGTCGCCAAATGGATATGGTGGTGACCGGAGAGTAGAGTTTAATGGGATCAACCAAGAAACAGCAGTTGATCAAATGTATGTTGCAAGATCTCGAGGGCAACCTCCTTCTAGAAGAATTGTATGCATGAAAAAACGTAAATCATCCTCAAATAATTCAGCGTCTTTGATATTTTCAGTTAAATCATGGTATAATAATTctgaacaaaaaagaaaaagaagaatgaCAAAATATAAGATATATGCCATGGAAG GCTGCGCGTTAAGTCCTGAGCTAATCAAACTTGTCATTTGGCCGAATGAAGCTCTCTTCGATCGAATTGGAAGCATTCGGTGTACACAGTAA